In Vigna unguiculata cultivar IT97K-499-35 chromosome 3, ASM411807v1, whole genome shotgun sequence, a single genomic region encodes these proteins:
- the LOC114179113 gene encoding sucrose transport protein SUC3 isoform X3: protein MYIEVRQKAAVHSGRISYDSCGYIGYVLGDTHEHCRTFKGTRTRAALVFILGFWMLDLANNTVQGPARALLADLSGPDQRNMANAIFCSWMAAGNILGYSSGASGKWNKWFPFLTTRACCEACGNLKAAFLVAVVFLALCTSVTLYFADEVPLTTAKQHHRLSDSSPLLDEQQENGVEFSKSRPLSVMGESNDKRTEDHNGKEAELNHRNFKAGEDDTENVMDGPGAVLVNLLTSLRHLPPAMHSVLIVMALTWLSWFPFFLFDTDWMGREVYHGDPKGGTSEIDLYDQGVREGAFGLLLNSVVLGISSFFIEPMCKWMGTKLVWALSNFIVFVCMAGTAIISLISTRNHSGGIEHVIGASVAIKIASLVVFVLLGFPLAITYSVPFAVTAELTADSGGGQGLAIGVLNLAIVVPQMIISLGCGPWDALFGGGNIPAFVLASFCALAGGVIATLKLPNLSSNFQSTGFHVG, encoded by the exons ACATTGGATATGTATTAGGTGATACACACGAGCATTGCAG AACATTTAAAGGAACCCGAACAAGGGCTGCACTTGTATTTATTCTTGGGTTCTGGATGCTGGACCTTGCTAACAACACGGTGCAG GGTCCTGCTCGAGCACTTTTGGCTGATCTGTCTG GTCCTGATCAACGTAATATGGCAAATGCTATATTTTGCTCATGGATGGCAGCTGGGAACATCCTAGGATATTCTTCTGGTGCTAGTGGAAAGTGGAACAA ATGGTTCCCTTTCTTGACCACAAGAGCTTGCTGCGAAGCCTGTGGCAATCTTAAGGCAGCATTTCTTGTGGCTGTG GTGTTTCTGGCATTATGCACATCTGTCACCCTATATTTTGCTGATGAGGTTCCACTTACTACTGCAAAGCAACATCACCGGTTGTCAGATTCTTCTCCTTTATTGGATGAACAACAAGAAAATGGTgttgaattttcaaaatcaagaCCTTTATCTGTTATGGGTGAATCCAATGACAAGAGAACTGAAGATCACAATGGGAAAGAGGCAGAGCTAAATCATAGGAATTTCAAAGCTGGGGAAGATGATACTGAAAATGTAATGGATGGGCCTGGAGCGGTATTGGTAAACTTGTTGACAAGTTTAAGGCATTTGCCTCCTGCTATGCATTCTGTCCTGATCGTAATGGCTCTCACTTGG TTGTCATGGTTTCCCTTCTTTCTGTTTGACACGGATTGGATGGGGAGAGAAGTTTATCATGGTGATCCAAAAGGGGGCACTTCTGAAATAGATCTTTACGATCAAGGTGTTAGAGAAGGTGCATTTGGTTTGCTATTGAATTCA GTTGTCCTTGGAATTAGCTCTTTCTTCATTGAACCAATGTGTAAGTGGATGGGCACGAAATTGGTATGGGCACTGAGCAATTTTATTGTCTTTGTCTGCATGGCTGGCACTGCTATCATTAGTCTGATTTCCACTAGAAATCATTCTGGAGGGATAGAACATGTAATTGGAGCAAGTGTAGCAATCAAGATTGCTTCCTTGgttgtttttgttcttcttgGTTTTCCTCTTGCG ATTACCTATAGTGTTCCCTTTGCTGTCACagcagagttgactgctgattCAGGAGGTGGCCAAG GATTGGCCATAGGAGTTCTAAATCTTGCAATTGTTGTTCCTCAg ATGATTATATCCCTTGGTTGTGGTCCCTGGGATGCTCTCTTTGGTGGTGGCAACATTCCTGCCTTTGTTCTGGCCTCATTTTGTGCTCTGGCTGGTGGTGTAATTGCAACTCTCAAACTGCCAAATCTATCTAGCAATTTCCAGTCAACAGGATTTCATGTGGGCTAG